One genomic window of Kaistia geumhonensis includes the following:
- the exbB gene encoding tonB-system energizer ExbB, giving the protein MTGRAVPAPCRIAATTFALVLLVAQAAPALAQGLPTPIASIDVDAEPLSPWTMIQHADLVVQSVMGGLAFASLVTWTIWLAKTMELAAARRKAGAATRRLAEADSLDQGLRALDHGWTRNGPVADLAQAAAMELRRSADLPADGVKERLAIALARIEARAGRAMARGTGVLATIGSTAPFVGLFGTVWGIMNAFIGISETRQTSLAVVAPGIAEALLATAIGLVAAIPAVIIYNHFARLIAGYRAQLADAGAELLQHVSRDLDRAHAAAPPPAARRAPQLAAAE; this is encoded by the coding sequence ATGACTGGAAGGGCCGTCCCCGCCCCCTGCCGCATCGCCGCCACCACCTTCGCCCTCGTGCTGCTGGTCGCCCAAGCCGCGCCGGCGCTGGCACAGGGCCTTCCGACGCCGATCGCGTCCATCGATGTCGATGCCGAACCGCTCTCGCCCTGGACCATGATCCAGCACGCCGATCTCGTCGTGCAGAGCGTGATGGGCGGCCTCGCCTTCGCCTCGCTCGTCACATGGACGATCTGGCTGGCGAAGACGATGGAGCTCGCGGCCGCGCGGCGGAAGGCCGGCGCAGCGACGCGCCGCCTCGCCGAGGCCGACAGTCTCGATCAGGGACTGCGCGCCCTCGACCATGGCTGGACGCGCAACGGGCCGGTCGCCGATCTCGCCCAGGCCGCGGCGATGGAGCTGCGCCGGTCGGCCGATCTTCCGGCGGACGGCGTCAAGGAACGGCTCGCCATCGCGCTCGCTCGCATCGAGGCGCGGGCCGGACGCGCCATGGCGCGCGGCACGGGCGTGCTGGCCACCATCGGCTCGACGGCGCCCTTCGTCGGGCTGTTCGGGACGGTGTGGGGAATCATGAACGCCTTCATCGGCATCAGCGAGACACGGCAGACCAGCCTCGCCGTCGTGGCCCCCGGCATCGCCGAGGCGCTGCTCGCGACGGCCATCGGCCTCGTCGCCGCGATCCCGGCGGTCATCATCTACAACCACTTCGCCCGGCTCATCGCCGGCTATCGCGCACAGCTCGCCGATGCGGGCGCCGAACTGCTGCAGCATGTCTCGCGCGATCTCGACCGCGCGCATGCCGCGGCCCCGCCGCCGGCCGCACGCCGCGCCCCCCAGCTCGCCGCAGCGGAGTAG
- a CDS encoding ROK family transcriptional regulator — MERLGNGRGSNSAQLRRYNERLVLQRLRRAGEASKADLARAADLTNTAIGAIIEKLVELGLIEAVGKRHAGGRGQPATMLRTKADGAYGIGVRLDRRSMETILIDFGGRVLARRDYDMVLPAPEEALAIVLRDVDELLATLDPQARTRFAGIGVAHPYNLGAWLGRLGLPPSTFERWDSVDFPARLEEETGLPVFGENDGSAAAIAELFYGVGREADDFLYLFVGPAIGGGIVTGGDCLHGSHGNAADVAVLPVAPSRLASAPPAADGRELLITRASLNALARHLALHGVPSAGGAALEAAVRSGNPAVGEWLEDMVDALSPAVWSAIALLDVPLVVVDSDIDGGLVDAVLARLAAALERDKPEARRPPRLLHGSFGRNAGAIGAASLPMFFNFSPRASILTRADGERGVRDLVAEA; from the coding sequence GTGGAGAGGCTGGGCAACGGCCGCGGAAGCAATTCCGCGCAGCTGCGGCGCTATAACGAGCGGCTCGTCCTGCAGCGGCTGCGCCGTGCCGGCGAGGCCTCGAAGGCCGATCTCGCCCGGGCGGCCGACCTCACCAACACCGCCATCGGCGCCATCATCGAGAAGCTGGTCGAACTCGGCCTGATCGAGGCGGTCGGCAAGCGCCATGCCGGCGGGCGCGGCCAGCCCGCGACGATGCTGCGGACCAAGGCGGACGGTGCCTATGGCATCGGCGTGCGTCTCGACCGCCGCTCCATGGAGACGATCCTCATCGATTTCGGCGGCCGCGTTCTGGCCCGCCGCGACTACGACATGGTGCTGCCGGCGCCCGAAGAGGCGCTCGCCATCGTGCTGCGCGACGTCGACGAACTGCTCGCGACGCTCGACCCGCAGGCGCGCACGCGCTTCGCCGGCATCGGCGTCGCCCATCCCTACAATCTCGGCGCATGGCTGGGGCGGCTCGGGCTTCCGCCGTCCACCTTCGAGCGCTGGGACAGCGTCGACTTCCCGGCCCGGCTGGAGGAGGAGACCGGCCTTCCGGTCTTCGGCGAGAACGACGGCAGCGCCGCCGCCATCGCCGAGCTCTTCTACGGCGTCGGACGCGAAGCGGACGATTTCCTCTATCTCTTCGTCGGACCGGCCATCGGCGGCGGCATCGTCACGGGCGGCGATTGCCTCCATGGCAGCCATGGCAATGCAGCCGATGTCGCGGTTCTGCCGGTGGCGCCGAGCCGCCTGGCCTCGGCCCCGCCCGCCGCCGACGGCCGCGAACTGCTGATCACGCGCGCCTCGCTGAATGCCCTCGCGCGTCATCTCGCCTTGCATGGCGTCCCCTCGGCCGGCGGTGCCGCGCTCGAGGCCGCGGTGCGGTCAGGCAATCCCGCGGTCGGCGAGTGGCTGGAGGACATGGTCGATGCCTTGTCGCCCGCCGTGTGGTCGGCGATCGCGCTGCTCGACGTTCCGCTGGTGGTCGTCGATTCCGACATCGACGGCGGGCTCGTCGACGCGGTGCTCGCCCGCCTCGCCGCCGCGCTGGAACGGGACAAGCCGGAGGCGCGGCGGCCGCCGCGCCTTCTGCATGGCTCCTTCGGCCGCAATGCCGGCGCGATCGGGGCCGCCAGCCTGCCGATGTTCTTCAATTTCTCGCCGCGCGCCTCGATCCTGACGCGCGCCGACGGCGAAAGGGGCGTCCGCGACCTCGTCGCGGAAGCCTGA
- a CDS encoding putative bifunctional diguanylate cyclase/phosphodiesterase translates to MSLGRDRMVEDYLEGIGQATQFCDVRDLLSAWSEAAAAAGGVPDHTTFVAGPAAPFIERLLLLSAVDETMVYDRVGSAVVSLFGHDPTGRRLDDIDNPGVRPFKHRYREAAIGDRPVFTIQHQVSLNSIGTNERLLLPTRTDGRKRLAVYVRSRGDARDLMRSVFNASSDSITVIEAVRDATDAIADFRIVAANAESARRMRQEPEGMVGRLLTEFFPFARTNGVLARMIHAVETQVRDVVETRYPMQGEIVERELRLVPNGDRLTVTNIDVGPHRSAARAVERNRNELLTANRLLACQAEDLRSANAALEETARELRAEIDRNRALEAELIRRARYDGLTDLPNRSYFEARFHEIIDEARRSGRRVALCILDVDHFKEINDRFGHNTGDVVLREISARLTRTIRSTDVAGRLGGDEFAVLLIDAADAEAARAAVARMVAEVMRPLTVLRQDVPVSLSAGIAIFPQDAGTESDLMAAADLAVYRAKRAGRGRPVFFAPEMRAEADRRTRLMHSLGRGVANGELRPHYQPLLDLRTGQLVGFEALARWHHPTEGVLAPGLFAEAFDEPDLARAITTTMVDAVASDLRSWSHTAVPAHVSVNVTAFDLRMDGFATDLRDRLQHRGLTTGQLALEVTETTVLSRDSQRIAATLTELRSLGFAVALDDFGTGYASLSHLISLPCDTIKIDRSFISGLGASPRTAAVVRSMVQLSAALGLEIVAEGVETRAELDAIRALDCHLVQGYLVSEPLPGERIPAFVASFAPRPTALRSVLSA, encoded by the coding sequence GTGAGCTTGGGGCGGGACCGCATGGTCGAGGACTATCTCGAAGGAATCGGGCAGGCGACGCAGTTCTGCGACGTCCGCGACCTTCTTTCCGCCTGGAGCGAGGCGGCCGCGGCGGCTGGCGGCGTTCCCGATCACACGACCTTCGTCGCCGGACCGGCCGCCCCGTTCATCGAGCGGCTCCTGCTCCTCAGCGCCGTGGACGAGACCATGGTCTATGACCGCGTGGGCTCGGCGGTCGTGTCGCTGTTCGGCCATGACCCGACCGGACGCCGTCTCGACGACATCGACAATCCGGGCGTCCGTCCTTTCAAGCACCGCTACCGGGAGGCTGCGATCGGCGATCGGCCGGTCTTCACGATCCAGCACCAGGTCAGCCTGAACTCGATCGGCACCAACGAAAGGTTGCTGCTGCCGACGCGGACCGACGGGCGCAAGCGGCTCGCCGTCTATGTGCGCAGCCGCGGCGACGCGCGCGACCTGATGCGCTCCGTCTTCAACGCCAGCAGCGACAGCATCACCGTGATCGAAGCGGTGCGCGACGCCACCGACGCCATCGCGGATTTCCGCATCGTCGCCGCCAATGCCGAATCGGCGCGGCGCATGAGGCAGGAACCGGAAGGGATGGTGGGCCGGCTGCTGACGGAGTTCTTCCCGTTCGCCCGAACGAACGGCGTCCTCGCGCGCATGATCCATGCGGTCGAGACGCAGGTGCGCGACGTCGTCGAGACGCGCTATCCGATGCAGGGCGAGATCGTCGAGCGGGAGCTCCGCCTCGTCCCGAACGGGGACCGGCTGACCGTCACCAATATCGATGTCGGGCCCCATCGCTCGGCCGCCCGTGCGGTGGAGAGGAACCGAAACGAACTGCTGACGGCCAACCGCCTCCTCGCCTGCCAGGCGGAAGACCTCAGATCCGCCAATGCGGCACTGGAGGAGACCGCCCGCGAGCTGCGCGCCGAGATCGATCGCAACCGCGCGCTCGAAGCCGAGCTCATCCGCCGCGCCCGCTATGACGGGCTGACCGACCTGCCCAACCGCAGCTACTTCGAGGCGCGCTTCCACGAGATCATCGACGAGGCGCGGCGCTCGGGACGACGCGTCGCGCTCTGCATCCTCGATGTCGACCATTTCAAGGAGATCAACGACCGCTTCGGCCACAACACCGGCGACGTCGTCCTGCGCGAAATCTCGGCCCGGCTCACGCGCACCATCCGCTCCACCGACGTCGCCGGGCGGCTGGGGGGCGACGAATTCGCCGTCCTGCTCATCGACGCGGCGGACGCGGAGGCGGCACGCGCCGCGGTCGCCCGCATGGTCGCCGAAGTGATGCGGCCGCTGACCGTGCTTCGCCAGGACGTGCCGGTCAGCCTCAGCGCCGGCATCGCGATCTTTCCGCAGGACGCCGGCACCGAGAGCGATCTCATGGCGGCGGCCGATCTCGCCGTCTATCGCGCCAAGCGGGCCGGCCGCGGACGACCCGTCTTCTTCGCGCCGGAGATGCGCGCCGAGGCCGACCGGCGAACACGACTCATGCACTCGCTCGGCCGGGGCGTCGCCAACGGCGAACTCCGCCCGCACTACCAGCCGCTGCTCGACCTGCGCACCGGCCAGCTCGTCGGCTTCGAGGCGCTCGCCCGCTGGCATCATCCCACCGAAGGGGTGCTGGCGCCGGGGCTCTTCGCCGAGGCCTTCGACGAGCCCGACCTCGCCCGCGCCATCACGACGACGATGGTCGACGCCGTCGCGTCCGATCTGCGCAGCTGGAGCCACACCGCGGTCCCGGCGCATGTCAGCGTCAACGTCACCGCCTTCGACCTTCGGATGGACGGCTTCGCGACCGATCTCAGGGACCGCCTGCAGCATCGCGGCCTGACGACGGGCCAGCTGGCCCTCGAAGTCACCGAGACCACCGTGCTCTCGCGCGATTCGCAGCGCATAGCCGCGACGCTGACCGAGCTGCGCTCCCTCGGCTTTGCCGTGGCGCTGGACGACTTCGGAACGGGCTATGCCTCGCTCAGCCATCTGATCTCGCTACCCTGCGACACGATCAAGATCGACCGTTCCTTCATCTCCGGTCTCGGGGCCAGCCCGCGTACCGCCGCGGTAGTGCGCTCGATGGTCCAGCTGTCGGCGGCGCTCGGTCTCGAGATCGTCGCCGAGGGCGTCGAGACGCGGGCCGAACTCGACGCCATCCGCGCGCTCGACTGCCATCTGGTGCAGGGCTATCTCGTCTCCGAGCCGCTTCCGGGCGAGCGCATTCCCGCCTTCGTCGCGAGCTTCGCCCCGCGGCCGACCGCGTTGCGGAGCGTCCTCAGCGCCTGA
- a CDS encoding transaminase, whose translation MTLRDDLHARAEALVERETAAFVAAHPVSEALAAIARQNYPGGVPMHWMLDWETPVPLSIVSASGATVEDADGLSYADFCLGDSGALFGHSPPAVARAIADQAKRGLTAMLPGPDTALVGQQLARLFGLPFWQTTATASDANRAVIRWARAITGRRKLLVFDGCYHGQVDETFATLEDGRVVPSRGLIGPIPSASDDTLLVPFNDLADVEAALAGNDVALLLTEPALTNTGMVLPQPGFLEGLLRVARAKGTLVAFDETHTISTGRGGHTGSLRLSPDFFVLGKPIAGGLPAAVYGFSAAIEAAMRRVQAARPDGYSGIGTTLSGNLLTMAAMRACLTEVMTDISYLHMTSLAAALADGLDAAIATRALPWCVIRLGARVELVFRETPPSNGAEAREALDPLMERALHLYLLNRGVIVTPFHNMMLVSPATSGLDVERLVTLMGEAFDILTGRAGGMP comes from the coding sequence GTGACGTTGCGCGACGATCTGCATGCGAGAGCCGAGGCCCTCGTCGAACGGGAAACCGCCGCCTTCGTCGCAGCCCATCCGGTGTCCGAGGCCCTGGCGGCCATCGCCCGCCAGAACTATCCCGGCGGCGTTCCGATGCACTGGATGCTGGACTGGGAGACGCCCGTCCCGCTCTCCATCGTTTCCGCCAGCGGCGCCACCGTCGAAGATGCCGACGGGCTCAGCTATGCCGATTTCTGCCTCGGTGACAGCGGCGCGCTGTTCGGCCACTCGCCGCCCGCCGTGGCGCGAGCGATCGCGGATCAGGCGAAGCGCGGGCTGACGGCCATGCTGCCCGGTCCCGACACCGCCCTGGTCGGACAGCAACTCGCGCGCCTGTTCGGCCTTCCCTTCTGGCAGACGACCGCGACCGCGAGCGACGCCAACCGGGCCGTGATCCGCTGGGCGCGGGCGATAACCGGCCGGCGCAAGCTGCTCGTCTTCGACGGCTGCTATCACGGACAGGTCGACGAGACCTTCGCGACGCTCGAGGACGGCCGCGTCGTTCCCTCGCGGGGACTGATCGGCCCTATCCCCTCGGCGAGCGACGACACGCTGCTCGTGCCCTTCAACGACCTTGCCGACGTCGAGGCTGCGCTCGCCGGCAACGACGTGGCGCTGCTGCTCACGGAACCGGCACTCACCAATACCGGCATGGTTCTGCCGCAGCCGGGCTTCCTCGAAGGCCTGCTCAGGGTGGCGCGCGCGAAGGGTACGCTCGTCGCCTTCGACGAGACGCACACGATTTCGACCGGCCGTGGTGGACATACCGGCAGTCTGCGCCTCTCGCCCGATTTCTTCGTGCTCGGCAAGCCGATCGCCGGCGGGCTGCCGGCCGCGGTCTACGGTTTCAGCGCCGCGATCGAGGCCGCCATGCGGCGGGTCCAGGCCGCGCGGCCGGACGGCTATAGCGGCATCGGCACGACGCTGTCCGGCAATCTCCTGACGATGGCGGCGATGCGCGCCTGCCTGACGGAGGTGATGACGGACATCAGCTATCTCCACATGACGAGCCTCGCGGCGGCGCTGGCCGACGGCCTCGACGCGGCGATCGCCACGCGGGCCCTGCCCTGGTGCGTGATCCGCCTCGGCGCGCGGGTGGAACTGGTGTTCCGCGAGACGCCACCCTCGAACGGCGCCGAAGCGCGCGAGGCCCTCGATCCACTGATGGAGCGGGCGCTGCATCTCTATCTTCTCAACCGCGGCGTCATCGTGACGCCGTTCCACAACATGATGCTGGTCTCGCCGGCGACATCCGGATTGGATGTCGAACGGCTGGTGACGCTGATGGGCGAAGCCTTCGACATCCTGACCGGCCGAGCCGGAGGCATGCCATGA
- a CDS encoding glutamine synthetase family protein — protein sequence MIRPDPSEAEAFLAAHPDVLQFEAFITDPSGVQRGKILRPEELIGAFRHGRPLPCSILSLDITGADVEETGLVWDEGDSDRDCMPVAGTLTAAPWLPVPTAQMILTSFEKDGSPSIADPRHAVARVVDALAARGLYPVVAIELEFYLVDREAMLEGRPRPPKGKGGFRQEQLQAYLLQDLEDFSPFLDDVYAGAKAMGLPARTLISEYAPGQLEIVLGHRTDALRAADDAILYKRLVKGVAEKHGYVATFMAKPYADYSGSGMHVHASLADDDGANLFAGEGDANALLKQAIGGLNATMAESMAMFAPNANSYRRFRPNSYAPVGPAWAIDNRSVPVRVTAGPPASRHLEQRVCGADANPYVALATVLAGMLEGIERGIDPGPPITGNGYEQIAPSLPTTWHAALAAARASRFLPERLGADFVAHYLAIKEAECARFFAEIPDLDYALYLRLA from the coding sequence ATGATCCGCCCCGATCCCAGCGAGGCGGAAGCCTTCCTCGCCGCACACCCGGACGTCCTGCAGTTCGAGGCGTTCATCACCGATCCGAGCGGCGTCCAGCGAGGCAAGATCCTGCGCCCGGAGGAACTCATCGGCGCCTTTCGCCACGGCCGCCCCCTGCCCTGCTCGATCCTCTCGCTCGACATCACCGGCGCCGATGTCGAGGAGACCGGCCTCGTCTGGGACGAGGGCGATTCCGACCGCGACTGCATGCCCGTCGCCGGCACGCTGACCGCCGCGCCCTGGCTGCCGGTACCGACGGCGCAGATGATCCTGACCTCGTTCGAGAAGGATGGCAGCCCGTCGATCGCCGATCCACGTCATGCGGTCGCCCGCGTCGTCGACGCGCTCGCGGCGCGCGGCCTCTATCCGGTGGTCGCGATCGAACTCGAATTCTACCTCGTCGATCGCGAAGCGATGCTGGAGGGCCGGCCGAGGCCGCCGAAGGGCAAGGGCGGCTTCCGACAGGAGCAGTTGCAGGCCTATCTCCTGCAGGATCTCGAGGACTTCTCGCCCTTTCTCGACGACGTCTATGCCGGCGCGAAGGCGATGGGTCTGCCGGCGCGCACGCTGATCTCGGAATATGCGCCGGGCCAGCTCGAGATCGTGCTCGGCCATCGCACCGATGCGCTGCGCGCGGCCGACGACGCCATCCTCTACAAGCGCCTCGTGAAGGGCGTCGCCGAGAAGCATGGCTATGTGGCGACCTTCATGGCCAAGCCTTATGCCGATTATTCCGGCAGCGGCATGCATGTGCATGCGAGCCTCGCCGATGACGACGGCGCCAATCTCTTCGCCGGCGAGGGCGACGCCAACGCGCTCCTGAAGCAGGCGATCGGCGGCCTCAACGCCACCATGGCCGAGAGCATGGCGATGTTCGCGCCCAACGCGAATTCCTATCGCCGCTTCCGGCCCAACTCCTATGCGCCGGTCGGCCCGGCCTGGGCCATCGACAACCGCTCGGTGCCGGTCCGCGTGACCGCCGGCCCGCCCGCCAGCCGCCACCTTGAGCAGCGGGTCTGCGGCGCCGATGCCAACCCCTATGTCGCGCTCGCGACGGTGCTCGCCGGCATGCTGGAAGGCATCGAGCGCGGCATCGATCCGGGCCCGCCGATCACCGGCAACGGCTACGAGCAGATCGCGCCGAGCCTGCCCACCACCTGGCACGCGGCGCTCGCGGCTGCGCGCGCGTCCCGCTTCCTGCCGGAGCGGCTCGGGGCCGACTTCGTCGCTCATTACCTCGCGATCAAGGAGGCCGAATGCGCGCGCTTCTTCGCCGAAATTCCCGACCTCGACTACGCGCTGTATCTGCGGCTCGCTTGA
- the exbD gene encoding TonB system transport protein ExbD, whose protein sequence is MAVSLKDSSADDLGEVSEINVTPFIDVILVLLIIFMVAAPLSTVDVAVDLPVSNAAPATRPDKPLFLTVREDLTLALANDTVPRETLQARLDTMTSGNREERVFLRADGAVAYGELMQVMNLLRSAGYLKIALVGLEDQGAAAPAGTP, encoded by the coding sequence ATGGCTGTCTCGCTCAAGGATTCGTCGGCCGACGATCTCGGCGAAGTCTCGGAGATCAACGTCACGCCGTTCATCGACGTGATCCTCGTGCTGCTGATCATCTTCATGGTCGCCGCGCCGCTCTCGACCGTCGATGTCGCCGTCGACCTCCCGGTGTCCAATGCGGCACCGGCCACGCGTCCCGACAAGCCCCTGTTCCTCACGGTGCGCGAGGACCTGACGCTCGCCCTCGCCAACGATACGGTGCCGCGCGAGACGCTGCAGGCGCGGCTCGACACGATGACCTCGGGCAACCGCGAGGAGCGCGTCTTCCTCCGCGCCGACGGCGCCGTCGCCTATGGCGAGCTGATGCAGGTCATGAACCTCCTGCGCTCGGCGGGCTATCTCAAGATCGCGCTGGTCGGGCTGGAGGACCAGGGCGCGGCAGCGCCAGCCGGAACACCATGA
- a CDS encoding sugar ABC transporter substrate-binding protein, protein MLKKIMLAGSILALSAMPVLADEIIGLITKTETNPFFVKMREGAQAKAAELGITLQTAAGKYDGDNDGQVAAIENLIAAGAKGFAIVPSDSKAIVPTIQKARDAGLKVIVLDTPLDPMNAADATFATDNRKAGQLIGAWANKTLGDKAKDAKIVFLDLATNQPTVDYLRDQGFMQGFGIDVKDPNKYGDEDDPRICTHEISQGDQEKGRTAMENALQKCPDVNVVYTINEPAAAGAWEALKAVGKDDGSVMIVSVDGGCPGVKNVEAGVIGATSQQYPLKMAAMALEAIHSGTLPEIDPAVGFFDTGAQLVTAKPADGVPSITVEEGLKLCWG, encoded by the coding sequence ATGCTGAAGAAGATCATGCTCGCCGGAAGCATTCTGGCGCTCTCTGCCATGCCCGTTCTGGCCGACGAGATCATCGGCCTCATCACCAAGACCGAGACGAATCCGTTCTTCGTGAAGATGCGCGAGGGCGCCCAGGCCAAGGCCGCCGAACTCGGCATCACGCTGCAGACCGCCGCCGGCAAGTATGACGGCGACAATGACGGCCAGGTGGCGGCGATCGAGAACCTGATCGCTGCCGGGGCCAAGGGATTCGCCATCGTTCCCTCGGACTCGAAGGCCATCGTGCCGACCATCCAGAAGGCGCGCGACGCGGGCCTCAAGGTGATCGTGCTCGACACGCCGCTCGACCCGATGAATGCGGCCGACGCCACCTTCGCCACCGACAACCGCAAGGCGGGCCAGCTGATCGGCGCCTGGGCCAACAAGACGCTGGGCGACAAGGCCAAGGACGCGAAGATCGTGTTCCTCGACCTCGCCACCAACCAGCCGACGGTCGACTATCTGCGCGACCAGGGCTTCATGCAGGGCTTCGGCATCGACGTGAAGGACCCGAACAAGTATGGCGACGAGGACGATCCGCGCATCTGCACGCATGAGATCAGCCAGGGCGACCAGGAAAAGGGCCGCACGGCGATGGAGAACGCGCTGCAGAAGTGCCCGGACGTCAATGTCGTCTACACGATCAACGAGCCGGCCGCGGCCGGCGCGTGGGAGGCGCTGAAGGCGGTCGGCAAGGACGACGGCAGCGTCATGATCGTCTCGGTCGACGGCGGCTGCCCGGGCGTCAAGAACGTGGAGGCCGGCGTGATCGGCGCCACCAGCCAGCAGTATCCGCTGAAGATGGCCGCCATGGCCCTTGAGGCGATCCACTCCGGCACGCTGCCCGAGATCGACCCGGCCGTCGGCTTCTTCGACACCGGTGCGCAGCTCGTGACGGCAAAGCCCGCGGACGGCGTCCCCTCGATCACCGTCGAAGAGGGTCTGAAGCTCTGCTGGGGCTGA